A segment of the Bacteriovorax sp. PP10 genome:
GAAACTCGCAAGAGAGTTTATGAGTATTTGGTTGCTCTTAAAAATAAGAAGCAAGAAAAGCCGAAACGTAAACACGGGAACATCCAACTATGAGTAAGATTACTTCAGGAAACAAAAGAATTCTTATCATTAACCGTGGAGAGATTGCCGCTCGTATCGCAAAAGCGTGTCGCGAGTTAGGTCACACTGCTGTGGGAGTTTGGACGGATAATGAAGTTCAAGCAAAACACTTAGAAGTTTGTGATGAATGGGTACGTCTTCCAGGTTCTACTAATGCTGAGACTTATTTAAATATTCCAAATATTTTAGAAGTTTGTAAAAAATACCAAATTGATGGTGTTCACCCAGGATACGGATTCTTATCAGAGAACACTGAGTTTTCTCAGGCGCTAGTTGATAATGGAATCGTTTGGATTGGACCGCACCCAGAAGCTGTAAGAGTAATGGGTGATAAAGCTGTTTCAAAAGAATTTGCTAAGAAAGTTGGGATGCCGGTTGTTCCGGGTTCTACTGGGCCAGTAAAAACTATTGAAGAAGCCATCAAGATTGCTAACGAAATTAAATATCCTATTCTACTAAAAGCTGTTGCTGGTGGTGGTGGACGTGGGATGCGTACATGTTTCAATGAGCAAGACGTTAGAAATAACTTCGAAGCTGTTGGAAGAGAAGCTGCATCTGCATTTAAAAACGGTGATCTTCTTGTTGAGAAGTTCATTGTTAATCCACACCATATTGAAGTTCAGATTTTAGCTGATAGAAAAGGCAACGTATTTCACTTTTTCGAAAGAGAATGCTCGATTCAACGTCGCCACCAGAAGATCGTAGAAGAAGCACCGTCGCCATTCATTGGTGATGATGAAGAACTACGTCAGAGAGTTTGTAATTCGGCCGTAAAATTAGCTAAAGCTATTAATTACGATTCAGCAGGAACTGTTGAATTAATTATGGGTGAAGATAAAGAATTTTACTTCTTAGAGATGAACACTCGTATTCAGGTAGAGCATCCGATTACTGAAGAAATCACGGGAATCGATTTGATCGTATGTATGATCCAGTCTGCTTTCGGTGAAGATCTTGGGATTCCTTCACAGGAATGGATTAAGAGAACAGGTCACGCGATTGAATGTCGTATCTGTGCTGAAGATCCAATCACAATGCTTCCAGCTCCAGGAACTGTAACAGGTTGTGAAACGAACTTCCCTCAAGGAACTCGTTTTGATAACTGTCTTTATAAAGGTCTTCAAGTAACTCCAGACTTCGATCCAATGGTTGGAAAGCTGGTTGTTAAAGGGATTTTAAGAGAAGTTGCAATCAGAAAAATGAGAGCTGCTCTTGATGGATTACTTCTGGAAGGGTTGAAGACTAACATTCCTCTTCATAAAGTTATTATGAGAAATGAAGTTTTCATTAACGGTAAATATTCAACTAACTTCATTGCAACTGAGAAACCTCAAGAGCAAGTTGTTACTGATATGAACTTCACTTCAATCTACAAGCAAATTGCCGGGATTGAAGCTAGAAGAATGGGGTTATAATGAGAACGTATTTAATTGATAACGATAAGAATGAATATATCGTAGATTTAACGAAAACAATCACTCACTCTGCTGAGATGGTTGAATTCGAATTCAGAACGATTAAGGATCAAAAAGAACTTAACAAAGAAACGATCTTTGTTAGAAAACTTGCTGATCAATACTTTGCATCTACTGATGGAACTAGATGGAATAAGCTAGCTCGTCAGGATTCACCGGGGATTATGCTAAACGTGGATAGAGTTTTTAAACTTTACCGCGGTTATAAGCCTTCTTCGCTTGGTGGTGGAGATGAAGGTGGACTATTTACTCAAATGCCTGGAAAAGTTGTTAAAATCGACTGTAAAGTTGGTGACAAAGTTTCTAAGGGACAAGCACTGTTAATTTTAGAAGCTATGAAAATGGAAAACGAAATTAAGTGTGGAACTGATGGGATTGTTAAAGCTATTCACGTTAAGGTCGGAGACGCTCTTGATAATGGTGTTTTAATGATTGAAGTTGAAGCTGAGTAATTAGATTTTGATAATTTTGTTTTAATTAAAGGCTCCTTCGGGAGCCTTTTTTATTTTTCTTTGAATAAAATAGTGTCGACTAGTTTATGAGCAGCTTTTAGTGGTGACGTTTTTGATGTGGCCACGTCTTTTTCTAAATCAGCTTTTTGTTTTTTGAATTCTAGTTTTGAATTAATTTTTAATTCGATGAGTTCATGGATTAGTTTATTGAACCAGTCCTTGTTTTGATCTGAGCGCTTCTCTTTTATCTGATCTACGATATTAGAAGTATTTTTATACTCAGTCAGGATGTCGTAGATTTCGCTGATTCCAATCTTTTCGACAGATGAGCTTGTTACAACTTTGGGTTTCCATAGGGAAACTGATGTTAATAATTCAAGAGCGCCTGAGTATTGTTGAACAGCGGCCTTTGCCATCTGTTTCATATTTCCGTCTGCTTTATTGACGATGATGAGGTCTGCGAGTTCGAGAATTCCGCGTTTGATTCCTTGAAGTTCGTCTCCGGCATTTGGAAGCATAAGAATGGCGAAAAAATCGACCATACTATGGACTTCGTATTCTGATTGTCCGACACCGACAGTTTCGATGAGGATGAAATCAAATCCAGCTGCTTCACATAGAAGAGCAGCTTCTCTGGTTTTATGTGAAACTCCGCCAAGGGATCCTGATGTAGGAGAGGGGCGGATGAATGCGTTTGGTTCTTGAGAGAGTTTTTCCATGCGTGTTTTATCACCCATGATGCTTCCACCGTTTATTGGTGAACTTGGGTCTACAGCAAGAACTGCGACCTTGTGGCCTTTTGCGATTAGGAATTGTCCGAAGGCCTCGATGAAGCTTGATTTACCTACACCTGGGACACCTGTGATGCCGAGACGGAAGCTCTTACCTGTGTGAGGTAAGGCCTGATCTAATAATTCACTCGCTTCGATTCGATCACTATCTTTTGTTGATTCAAGAAGTGTGATGGCCTTTGCTAAGGTTCTTCTATCGCCTTTAATAAGATTGTTGATGTCGATCATTATTTTTTATCCGTAAGGTTAGCTTCGATTGCTGCTAGAACATCTCTTGCTGCAACTGGGATAACTGTTCCTGGTCCGAAAATTCCTTTTACGCCTGCTTTTGTAAGGAAGTCGTAATCTGTTTTTGGAATAACTCCACCAGCAACTACGATGATATCGTCAGCGCCTAGTTTTTTTAGTTCTGCCATTAATTCAGGAATTAACGTTTTATGTCCTGCTGCTTGAGATGAAACTCCGACAACGTGAACGTCGTTTTCTACAGCTTGTTTTGCAACTTCTGCTGGTGTTGAAAATAGAGGAGCAAGGTCGATGTCGAAACCTACGTCAGCAAAAGCTGTCGCGATAACTTTAGCTCCGCGGTCGTGTCCATCTTGTCCCATTTTAGCAACGAGCATTCTTGGTCTGCGTCCGTGTCTTTCAACAAATGATTTAATGTCTTCAGTGATTTTCATCCAGTTCTCATCCTTTTCAAAAGATTTACCATATACGCCTGTTACTGTTTGCGAGTTAGCATTGTAGCGGCCCCATACTCTTTCAAGTGCGTATGTGATTTCTCCGATGCTGGCGCGAAGTCTTGCTGCTTTGATCGCTAGATCTAGTCCGTTACCGTTTCCAGTTCTTGCGTAGTCAGTTAGGTCTTCCAGAGCTTGCATAACTGCATGGTCATCTCTGTGAGTGCGTAAGTGATTTAGTCGCTCAATTTGTGAATCACGAACAGCATGATTATCGATTTCTAATGTTTCAATTGAGTCTTCTGTTTGAAGACGGTGCTTGTTTACACCAACGATAACATCTAAACCTTTATCAATTCTTGCTTGTTTAATGGCTGCTGATTTTTCAATGTTAAGTTTTGGAAGACCAGTCTCGATAGCTTTTGCCATTCCACCAGCTTGTTCCACTTCGGCCATGATTTCTTCAGCACGATTAATCATCTCTTGAGTAAGAGACTCCATCATGTACGAACCACCCCAAGGATCAACTACATTTGTGATGTGAGTTTCTTCCTGGATAATGATTTGAGTGTTGCGGGCAATTCTAGCAGAAAATTCTGTTGGAAGAGCGATGGCTTCATCAAAAGCATTAGTGTGAAGAGATTGGGTTCCACCAAAAACTGCGGCCATAGCTTCAATCGTTGTTCTGATAACGTTGTTGTATGGGTCTTGCTCTGTTAGTGACCAACCAGATGTCTGGCAGTGAGTGCGGAGCATTTTTGAGTCTTCTTTTGTTGGATTGTATTTTGAAACAACTTTATTCCATAGGAATCGAGCAGCTCTAAGTTTTGCAATTTCCATGTAGAAGTTCATTCCGATACCGAAGAAGAATGAAAGTCTTGGAGCGAAGTCGTCGATGTTCATTCCAGACTTGATTGCTGTTTCGATATACTCTTTTCCATCGGCGATTGTGTAAGCAAGCTCAAGAGCTGCGTCTGCTCCGGCCTCTTGCATATGATAACCCGAGATAGAAATTGAATTGAATTTTGGCATATTCTTCGCTGTGTAGCTGAAGATATCTGCGATTGCTCGCATTGATGGAGCTGGTGGGAAGATGTAAGTATTTCTTACCATGAACTCTTTTAAGATATCGTTTTGGATTGTTCCAGAAAGTTTATCTTGAGTTACACCTTGCTCTTCTGCTGCAACGATATAGTTTGCGAGAATTGGAAGGACGGCCCCATTCATTGTCATTGAAACTGAAACTTTATCTAATGGAATTCCATCAAAAAGAATTTTCATATCTTCAACAGAATCGATAGCAACACCAGCTTTACCAACGTCACCAGAAACTCTTGGGTGATCTGAATCATATCCTCTGTGAGTCGCTAAATCGAAAGCAACAGAAACACCTTGTGCTCCGGCAGCTAAAGCTTTGCGGTAAAAGTTGTTTGATTCTTCTGCAGTTGAAAATCCTGCGTACTGTCTGATTGTCCAAGGACGTCCAGCGTACATTGTTGCTTTTGGGCCACGGATGAATGGCTCAATTCCAGGCATTGTATCTGTGTATTGTAATTTCTCTATATCTGCTTTTGAGTAGAAAGCTTTAACAGGAATTCCTTCCGGAGAGTTCCATGTTAGGTCAGAAGGCTTTTTGCCTTTTGTTTCTTTTTCTACGAGTTTTTCCCAATCTTTCAGCATAGTGCTTCCTTAAAAATTTGATTACAACTTACTCTACCAAATAGTTAGCAGGCCGTGAAATATTACTCGATTCAATGACGTCATGGCCCATTTCACTTCTTAGTTTTTTAGTTTATAGTTAATATTCATCAAAGCTAAGGCGTAAATTATGCAGAATGACGACTCAAAGAAAGACAATTTGCAGTTTTTGGGCCTTGGAAAAACAAAGTTTAATTCATCGATCTGCTTGATTGATGAAAACAGTACCGAACTCATACTTACCGAAAGACTCAATAGAAAAAAGAACTCTGGTTTATGGCCGGAATTACCTCTGAAATCAGTTTATTCAAGATTAAATATTCAAACATTAAAGATGGCCGAAAATAGAGATGTGCATAGGCCTTCTACTATTGAGGACATTCAAAATACTCTATTTCCTTTTTATGATTATCTTCAGAAAAACGAATTGGGGATTTTTACAAAACATTTTAATCCTGATCTTCCTTATGTTCCTCATCATCTTTGTCATGCTTATGCGGCACTGACGCTTTCACCTTTTGAAAAGTCGGTGATTGTTGTTATGGATGGAGCAGGGACTGATGTTGGTGGTGGAGAGTTTGAAGAGTGTACAGTTTACTTGCAGAATGGTGTGAATCTCACTCAAGTGTTTCAGCAGTTAGTGCGGTTTACGACAAATTCAACTCGTAGTTTTGCCAATAGAATTGGTGGGAGTTATGAGACGGCGTCTGAATTTATTTTTAATTCACCTAACTCTTCTGGAAAAGTTATGGGGCTTGCTTCATTTGGTACGCCGATGGAGTATGAAGAGCATTTACAGTTTCAAGAGAATTTAAATTGGGATTATTCTTTTAAAGGAAAGAGTAAAAAGGATTGGGAGGATTTAGATCATACGCTGTTTAAAAACATAGCGGCTTCGGTTCAGCAGAAACTGGAAAGTGATTATGATAAAATCATTCAATTGATAAAAATGAAGTATCCGGATTATGAGAATTTAATTCTTACTGGTGGATGTGCACTCAACTGTACTAATAATGCCAAATTAATGTACCAAAAACTATTCAGCAAAATTTTTGTTCCTCCATTTCCTGGAGATGAATGTATTGGATTTGGTCTTGCTCATTATTTAAAGTATCAAAATAATCGAGGTAGCTGGATGCCAGTTCCTTTTGAGAATCAGTCTGCCTATTTTGGCGCGAAGGCCTCTATTCCACAAGATGCTGCTATTGAAAGAGAATTTCCTCTGGATCGTTTTGAAATTAAGAAGTGTAACGACATCATTGAAGAAACAGCTAGGCTACTTAATGAAAAATATATCGTGGCCTGGTTTCAAGGAAGAAGTGAATCTGGACCTCGTGCATTGGGAAATAGGAGTATTTTAGCTCGCCCGGATGTAGCTGGGCTCAAAGATAAATTGAATCAAAGTATCAAATTCAGGGAAAGTTTTAGACCTTATGGATGTTCAATTATCCAGGAAAAGGCCCATGTTTATTTTGATATAGATCAAAATTTCAATAATCCCTACATGTCTTTTGCAATTAAGGTTCGTGATGAGCATGCTGAACTACTTAAGGAAGTCAGCCATATTGATGGAACTTCCCGAATGCAAACGGTAAAAATTGGGCAGAATGAAAAATTTTATAAACTTCTTGAGAGATTTGGACAAAAGTCAGGACTGCCATGTCTCTTGAATACTTCGTTGAATGTCATGGATGAGCCTATTGTGGAAACTATTCAGGATGTCAGACGTTTTATGGAAAATACGCCTACGGACTATCTCGTCATAAATGACTATCTGATTAAAAGAAAATCCTAATTTTTGCCAGAAAGTTTTTACTAGGTCATAATTTCTTTAATGAAATATCAAAAGATCTTACTCATTTCTAAGGACGAAATCTCTGCGTGGGAGAGCTGTAAGCATATTACCAGCAATCTTGCTGAGAGCTATTTTCAGGCCTTCAAAGATCAGGAAGTTGTCACTTTAAAAGTGGCGGAAGATCTTTCACTTTTTCAAGCCTACGCACATGCTGAAGACATTAAAAAAAATAAGTTCGATCTGATTGTATGGCTGGATCATAAGCCTAATGCGGCCTTAATGGTTGAGGCCTTGGATATAACTTTTGCTCAGTATGAATATGAGCAAAAACCTAAATTCCTTGTTCACCTGTTTGGTGATTTTGTTCTGGATTGTAATGGGTGGGAAGCGGTTGAGAAATCTATTCAAAGATACCCTGTGCATTTTATTGCTGCTTCAGAACGACAAAAAAAATTAGTGGAAACATTCTGTGTAACTAGTTCATCTGTATGTTCCGTTATTCCGTTTCCAGTTAGTGAGCAAAAATTTAATGTGGATAACCTTGTTGGTAATCGCAAAGAATATCGTGAAAAATTAAATGCTGTAGATGATTTTGTTATCATTTACACTGGCAGAATTTCTTATCAAAAAAATGTAGATAAACTTATAAAGATTTTTAAAAGTCTGGAGAGTGCTTTAAATAAAAAGGCCCAGCTTTGGATCATTGGACCATGGGACGATATTCTTTTGCCATACGCTGGTATTGAAGGCCTACCTGGATCATATTATTTACAATTTAGTAGTGCGAATCCACTAACTGAAGCTGATAATCAAAAAATAAAATTTATCGGTCAGTTAAATTCAAGTGAACTACTAAAAGCGTATCATGCTGCTGATTTATTTATGAGCTTGAGTACGTTTAACGATGAAGATTATGGAATGTCAGTGGCAGAGTCTCTTGCTACTGGACTACCATGTTTATTAAGTGACTGGGCAGGGTTTGCATCCTTTAAGACTTATTCAAAAGATGTAGATCTGGTTAAAGTTGAATTAACTAATGATGGTCCACAACTCAATATTGATGAGGCCAGAAAAAAGCTAATGAAAACTCTTTTGATGTCTGAAAGTAATCTTGAAAAGAGAGCACAGACTTCTAAAGAAGCTTTTACTGAACTGTCGGTTGGTGCTTGTAGTGAAAAAATAAAACGTACTGTGAATGACATTAATTTTTCAGGGTTTGAAAAATTTGACCCTGTCTTTTATAAGATGTGTGCTCTTTTTAAAGTGAATCCACTAGCGCCTTTTAGAGCAAAAGTGGCCCAGTTCTTAGATATATATAAGGAGATTTATAAAGCTTATGTCTCTTGAAAAGATCCATGAATTAATTGAAAAGAATAAAACGTCTTCTATTTTTTCTTATGAAAAAATATGGACGCATCCGACTCCTATGCATAGGAAGTTTTGGACCTATCTTCTGCCTGATTCACACGCTTATCATTCTACGATTAATCCTATTTTTAGTTTTGAGCTGGAAGAAGGAAACTTTAAAGGGTTTCGGATTTTTCCTCTACTTTCGCTTAGAGATGGCGTTTATCCGTTGATGAAGTATTTTGCGGTTAATCCAGTTCCTCATGAAATTGATCCGGTTCTAATCGTTGATTCAAAGTTTTCGATGCTGGTTCCAAAGGCCTGGAGAGAGAAGGTTGTGTTGAGAGATCTTTTTGTGAATGAAAAGATTCTGGATATTCAAGCAAAAGAATTATTACTTCTGATTTCTCCTGATAAAGATTCAACACCTAAAGAAGTATTTGAAAAAGAGATGGATAGAGTCGCTTCTCAAATGTCAGCATTTGATAATGTAACAGTCCTGTTATCTAGCTGTGCGTTTTTAGGAGAAGAAGGTCACAACGAAGATTTTTCGTGGGGACATAAACTTCTGAAAATTGTTTTCGATAAACTTTCTGGAAAAAACATCAATATTATTGATTATAAAGAATTCCTAAAAAAGAATGTTTCTGAACTTAAGTTTCATTTTTTAAATCCTCTACAGTTTTATTTTTCAGATTCATCGCTCCTGCATGATCTTCTAAGGAGGGGAGCACTTCCTCTTGAAAAAATCGGCGAGAAGAAAGAAGGGGATTTATATGTTAATATTTCTATGAAACATGGATTCGTTTTGCATAAGAATTTTTCTGAAGATGAAATTGTAATGACTGAGACTCTTAAAGAGAAAATTTTTAAGGGAAGTATTTATGCTAGTAGCGAAGAGAACTTACTATCTACTAAAGAGTTTAAAGACTGGACCTTATTTGTTGCCCAAAGAATAAATCTTCTTCCATAAGTAACTTTTCATGCATGATCTATAGAATTTTTTATGGCCGGGAAATAAGGCCGAAAAATTTGACTTAAATCTCTTATCAAATTCATTTATAAAAGTGTAGAAATCAGCCTGATAGACAAATTTGAACGGATCAGCAGTTTTAGTGTTAACCCAGCTGACAATTCTGTCGTACTTATTGATCTCGTATTGTGAAAACTGCTTTAGTGTTTTCATATATTCTAAATCATCATTCATTTTACTTTTAAGTGAGTCGTCCGCAAGATTTGCGCGTAAGTATTCTGGCTCTTTTAGGTAAGAAATATCCAGAGTGATTCTTTTACCGGCATTCTTTTGTTCAACAATCCAGTCGAGTAGATCCTTAAATGAAGTAATTGATAGAATGTTATAGGTACACATTAAAATAATTTCGGATTCTGGTAATGAGTCAGTAATTAGTGAGATATTAGCTTTAAATTTATTTAAATCGAGCCCTTTGCGAATATAAGATGCTTGATCGTCGAAACCATCAAGGCTGGTATAAATTGAAAAAGCTTTGATCGCCTTGTGTGCGAATAAAACTTTTACCTGTGATATTAATTTTTGTAATTGGGTTGAGGAATAACTTAAATTAGTATTTATTGCAAGAGAGAGATTGGGAGCTGGATGATCTATTAAATAATCCAGAACTTTAAAAGTCTCTTTAGATAGAAGAGGTTCTCCACCAGTAATTCGGAAAACTCTTAAAGTCTTGACCATCTCTGGAAACCATAACCAGAAAGCTGTTACATAGGGATTATTTTCTTTAATGGCCTTTTCTCTGGGCATACGATGTTGATTAGAAGTCACCGGATATGGACCAAATTTTTGCATTTCGCTTTCAATGGACGAGCTAACATCGGCCATGCAGTAAGCACAATTTAAATTGCAATCTGAGCTGAAAATAACTTCGACATAAGTTGGAGATATTTTTTTATCCCATGGTGACTTGAGGGTTTCATCTAAGAGATCATAGGCCCAATTATCGGTAGATTTAATAAATCTGTCAGACAAGTGATCGCCTGCTGTGTCTTCAATTTTCCAACAATAGTCACACTCTGGTGGACGAATACCATCGAGCATTAATTTTCTTTGGAGCATTTTGAAGTGTGTATTATGAAGAGCAGATGGGTCTTTAATAATTTCTTCAACAGGAATTTTGTGTCTCATTGGATGATGACAACTGTGGGTATAACCACGACTCAGGTCAATTGTAACCTGATACCACTTTGCCAAGCAGAATCCATTAGGCGCATTTTTAATTGAATCAAGTTTCTGTTTGTTAATCATTCTTCAAGTAGACCTAATTGTTTTGCAAGACTTTGACTGTGATTGCTAAATTCTTCACTAGCAAGCGTATCAAGTCCACCTATTAGTCTTTTTAGGTGTTCCTGTAAGTTAGTAAAATCGACTGAGCCCTGATAACTGTAGCATCCCCATAGTTCCCACAAAACAGTTTTTTCTAATATATTTTTCTCATTGAGATCAAGAGGTCTATTCATTTTTAGATAACAGAGTTTGTTATAAAAAAGGGCGTAGATAACAGCAGGGAAGTCTATTTCAAGGGGAGCTTCTTCAAGTTCCATCAGTTTTATATAATGTTTTTTGAATTCGACCTGATCGACACCTAATAAAGATCCTAAATCGTCTATAAGATCCATGAATGGTTTTGGAGGCCCAAGTTCAATTTGCTCCATGTAATAAGCTGTTTTTTTTGGTCTTTCTTTTTTGAACCAATTAGCGACCAGGAATTTATGAAGAAAAATAATTTTTTCATAATGATCTGGTTTTTTAATGAGTTCGTATTTTTCGATAAGAAACGGATCTCTTCCTAGTTCGTATGTATTGACACACTCCAAGAGAGGCTGCTTAAGATCTTCGCTATAAATTAAGAGTTCACCAATAATAGGAAAAAACCTGCGGAAGACAGAGTGAGTATAGCTGATTTCTTTTATGAGATGCTTTTTAGACTTTTCAAAGACGATAGTGATGTCGATATCACTTTTTAAAAATTTCCAATAATCAAAACAGAACGAGTTCCTGTACCAGATGTCTTTTATCTCTGGATGGCTCGCTTTCACAATAATTTTGTAAAAGAGATAACAAGAATAATAGATTACTTTCTGAAAAAATCTCATTATCTAATTTAACTCTATTATATTCGCTCTTTCCAATGATAAAATTTCATAAAACAATGGGCTTGTCACGGTGAGTAGTTATGGAGACCAAATACAGAGTCGTCTCTGGTTCGATGGAGCCATTAATTCAGATTGGAGCGGAGCTGATACTTGAAAGTGTCAAACTTGAGGACCTTAAGAGGTTTGATATTTTGGTATTTAAAGAAACTCCGGTTTATATGTGTCACTATGTCTGGCATGTGAATAAAACCTTTAATAAGGGAGACATTATAACCCGTAGCTTAAAAGAAGGGCATTGTGATGATGCGTTCGGCTTCGACAAAGTTTTAGGCAGAGTTGTTAACTATAAAATTGGATTTTTTACGAAGTGTAGAATACTTCTTGGTTTGACATGAGTTATTTAAGAAAAATTTTAACATTAACTTATTATCAGATGAGATCCAGGTATCGTAAAACGCTTGCTGGATTTATCTGGGTTATCGCTAATCCGATTATCAATTTTTCAGTTCAGGCACTGGTTTTCAAACTTATATTAAAAATTAACATTGATCAGTATCCTGCCTTTTTATTGTCGGGTCTTCTACCTTGGTTTTTTATTTCTCAATCTGTAACTGCCTTGTCGGGAAGTTTAGTTGGATCCAGAGATTTACTATTAGGATTTAAGATCAGTCCTATGGATATTATTGCCAGTCAGGTTTTAGATAATTTTGTTAACTACATCGTTGCGGCCTTATTCCTTATTATTACGCTTATGACTTTTGGTTTGGTGAAAATTTCAGGGCTTCAAGTTTTGTTGTTTTTTGCAAATTCTTTAGTGCTTTTGCCTTTTGTTTTTATTATTACTGGCATCGTAAGTTTTCTGCATGTCTTTTACAGGGACGTTCAGTTTGTTACCAGCTTTGTGATGAATATTGCCTTTTTCCTAACGCCCATTTTTTATACAATCCAATACGTGAACCCTGAGTATCAATGGATTTATAATCTGAATATTTTTTATCCTATCGTGGCCTTATTTCAAGATTCATTTCATAGCTTAAATCTTAGGGCGTGGGCGAAAGATCTTGTGATAACAGTAGGGATAATTATTACTTGTAGTGGCATTTTAAAATTATTAATGACAAAAAAAATGAAGGATTTTTACATCAATGTCTAAAGATCTCATTTTAAAATTGAACGATTTTACGATTTCATATGAGCCTACTTATCATCGCTCCAGAACGGTGCGTGACTTTTTTGTTGAAGTCGTAAAAAATCCTTTTCATTATTTTTTTACCCATGCAGATCGTATGGTTGTTTTGAGAAAAGTTAACCTTGATATTAAAAAAGGCGATGTCATCGGTATTCTGGGAACGAATGGAGTGGGGAAAACTTCTTTGTGTCGTTATTTATCAGGGATTATTAAGCATCATAACGTTGAAATTTATGGCGAGACCAGGGCCTTATTTGATGGGAATGTGGCCATTTATCCTGACCTGACTGGAAGAGAAAATGCCATTGTTCTGGTTGAGTTGCTTTATAGCGAGTTATCAGTAAATGATAAAAAAGAGCTTATCGAAGAGGCCATTCATTTCAGTGAACTTCATGAACATATTGATACGCCAGTGAAAAACTATAGCCGCGGGATGAAGGCGAGGCTTTTTTTATCGCTTTTAACTTTCAGAGGAACGGATCTTTTGGTCATTGATGAAGCATTTGGTGGTACAGACCAATTCTTCAGCGAGAAGCTTGAAAAGAGAATTCAGCAGCTTATTTCAAAGTGTGGGGCAGTGGCGATTGTTAGTCACAGTACCGAAGAAATCAAAAAATATTGTAATCGAATCATAGTCTTACACGATAAACAGATTGCTTTTGATGGGTCTACATCAGACGGAATTAAGTTTTATAACTCCCTAAGAATCCCCCTTTAAAATTGAAGGAAATAAATTCCTTATATCGAAGCATATTACTCATGTAGTAATATTTAATATGGTTTGTTTTTTAAGAACAAACTGACGAGGAGGAATCAGGCCATGTCTCAAGGTTCAAAATTGATTCTAGATGCTAATTTACAAGCATTTTTCTACGAGCATCTTCAGGATTTTAACAATCGATCACTCGCACCACTTCCAACTGAAACCATTTTTTATTCCAGTCAGGTGATGGATAACTTTGGTAACTCTGAGAAATTCTTTGAACAGGTTAACGGCAAGGCCCGTGAAAAAATACTTGGGATTAAACTCATGGAGTCTTCTCAGTATCCTCGCGAAATGCAAAAAACGATTTT
Coding sequences within it:
- a CDS encoding carbamoyltransferase C-terminal domain-containing protein, translating into MQNDDSKKDNLQFLGLGKTKFNSSICLIDENSTELILTERLNRKKNSGLWPELPLKSVYSRLNIQTLKMAENRDVHRPSTIEDIQNTLFPFYDYLQKNELGIFTKHFNPDLPYVPHHLCHAYAALTLSPFEKSVIVVMDGAGTDVGGGEFEECTVYLQNGVNLTQVFQQLVRFTTNSTRSFANRIGGSYETASEFIFNSPNSSGKVMGLASFGTPMEYEEHLQFQENLNWDYSFKGKSKKDWEDLDHTLFKNIAASVQQKLESDYDKIIQLIKMKYPDYENLILTGGCALNCTNNAKLMYQKLFSKIFVPPFPGDECIGFGLAHYLKYQNNRGSWMPVPFENQSAYFGAKASIPQDAAIEREFPLDRFEIKKCNDIIEETARLLNEKYIVAWFQGRSESGPRALGNRSILARPDVAGLKDKLNQSIKFRESFRPYGCSIIQEKAHVYFDIDQNFNNPYMSFAIKVRDEHAELLKEVSHIDGTSRMQTVKIGQNEKFYKLLERFGQKSGLPCLLNTSLNVMDEPIVETIQDVRRFMENTPTDYLVINDYLIKRKS
- a CDS encoding glycosyltransferase family 4 protein, producing MKYQKILLISKDEISAWESCKHITSNLAESYFQAFKDQEVVTLKVAEDLSLFQAYAHAEDIKKNKFDLIVWLDHKPNAALMVEALDITFAQYEYEQKPKFLVHLFGDFVLDCNGWEAVEKSIQRYPVHFIAASERQKKLVETFCVTSSSVCSVIPFPVSEQKFNVDNLVGNRKEYREKLNAVDDFVIIYTGRISYQKNVDKLIKIFKSLESALNKKAQLWIIGPWDDILLPYAGIEGLPGSYYLQFSSANPLTEADNQKIKFIGQLNSSELLKAYHAADLFMSLSTFNDEDYGMSVAESLATGLPCLLSDWAGFASFKTYSKDVDLVKVELTNDGPQLNIDEARKKLMKTLLMSESNLEKRAQTSKEAFTELSVGACSEKIKRTVNDINFSGFEKFDPVFYKMCALFKVNPLAPFRAKVAQFLDIYKEIYKAYVS
- a CDS encoding ABC transporter permease → MSYLRKILTLTYYQMRSRYRKTLAGFIWVIANPIINFSVQALVFKLILKINIDQYPAFLLSGLLPWFFISQSVTALSGSLVGSRDLLLGFKISPMDIIASQVLDNFVNYIVAALFLIITLMTFGLVKISGLQVLLFFANSLVLLPFVFIITGIVSFLHVFYRDVQFVTSFVMNIAFFLTPIFYTIQYVNPEYQWIYNLNIFYPIVALFQDSFHSLNLRAWAKDLVITVGIIITCSGILKLLMTKKMKDFYINV
- a CDS encoding ABC transporter ATP-binding protein, which encodes MSKDLILKLNDFTISYEPTYHRSRTVRDFFVEVVKNPFHYFFTHADRMVVLRKVNLDIKKGDVIGILGTNGVGKTSLCRYLSGIIKHHNVEIYGETRALFDGNVAIYPDLTGRENAIVLVELLYSELSVNDKKELIEEAIHFSELHEHIDTPVKNYSRGMKARLFLSLLTFRGTDLLVIDEAFGGTDQFFSEKLEKRIQQLISKCGAVAIVSHSTEEIKKYCNRIIVLHDKQIAFDGSTSDGIKFYNSLRIPL
- a CDS encoding twitch domain-containing radical SAM protein; its protein translation is MINKQKLDSIKNAPNGFCLAKWYQVTIDLSRGYTHSCHHPMRHKIPVEEIIKDPSALHNTHFKMLQRKLMLDGIRPPECDYCWKIEDTAGDHLSDRFIKSTDNWAYDLLDETLKSPWDKKISPTYVEVIFSSDCNLNCAYCMADVSSSIESEMQKFGPYPVTSNQHRMPREKAIKENNPYVTAFWLWFPEMVKTLRVFRITGGEPLLSKETFKVLDYLIDHPAPNLSLAINTNLSYSSTQLQKLISQVKVLFAHKAIKAFSIYTSLDGFDDQASYIRKGLDLNKFKANISLITDSLPESEIILMCTYNILSITSFKDLLDWIVEQKNAGKRITLDISYLKEPEYLRANLADDSLKSKMNDDLEYMKTLKQFSQYEINKYDRIVSWVNTKTADPFKFVYQADFYTFINEFDKRFKSNFSALFPGHKKFYRSCMKSYLWKKIYSLGNK